One genomic region from Microbispora sp. ZYX-F-249 encodes:
- a CDS encoding siderophore-interacting protein: MATTEPARRPPRATTGVVTRTERLTPHMIRVVLGGEGLADFDAGEFTDHYVKLLFPLPGVDYPEPFDIAAIRAELPRDQWPKTRTYTVRAWDPGARELTIDFVYHGDEGLAGPWALRARPGDVLRFLGPGGAYAPSAEADWHLLAGDESALPAIGAALERLPAGASARVFVEVEGPEEEQKLPAEGDAEIVWLHRRGRPVGEALVRAVRELEFPEGVVHAFVHGEAGFVKELRRHLRVERGLPLERLSISGYWRLGRDEDGWQSSKRDWNRQVEEEESAALGG; this comes from the coding sequence ATGGCGACGACCGAGCCGGCGCGGCGCCCGCCCCGCGCGACGACGGGCGTGGTGACGCGCACCGAACGGCTGACCCCGCACATGATCCGGGTGGTGCTCGGTGGTGAGGGACTCGCCGATTTCGACGCGGGCGAGTTCACCGACCACTACGTGAAGCTGCTGTTCCCGCTGCCGGGGGTGGACTACCCGGAGCCGTTCGACATCGCGGCGATCCGCGCCGAGCTGCCCCGGGACCAGTGGCCCAAGACGCGGACCTACACCGTACGGGCCTGGGACCCGGGGGCGCGGGAGCTCACCATCGACTTCGTCTATCACGGCGACGAGGGACTGGCCGGGCCCTGGGCGCTGCGGGCCCGGCCGGGCGACGTGCTCCGCTTCCTCGGCCCCGGCGGGGCGTACGCGCCGAGCGCGGAGGCCGACTGGCACCTGCTGGCCGGGGACGAGAGCGCGCTCCCGGCGATCGGCGCCGCTTTGGAGCGGCTCCCGGCCGGCGCGTCCGCCCGGGTGTTCGTCGAGGTGGAGGGCCCGGAGGAGGAGCAGAAGCTGCCGGCCGAGGGTGACGCGGAGATCGTGTGGCTGCACCGCCGTGGCCGGCCGGTGGGCGAGGCGCTGGTGCGGGCGGTGCGGGAGCTGGAGTTCCCCGAGGGCGTGGTGCACGCCTTCGTCCACGGCGAGGCGGGTTTCGTCAAGGAGCTGCGGCGCCACCTGCGCGTGGAGCGCGGCCTGCCGCTCGAGCGGCTGTCGATCTCCGGCTACTGGCGGCTGGGCCGCGACGAGGACGGCTGGCAGTCCTCCAAGCGCGACTGGAACCGCCAGGTCGAGGAGGAGGAGTCCGCCGCCCTCGGCGGCTGA
- a CDS encoding GntR family transcriptional regulator — translation MADPAKRPSAAHTAYAVTKELILSGELPGGSLISEGEIAERVRVSRTPVREAFLRLESEELLTLHPKRGAVVAPVPPGEAADVLELRLALERSAAERIARTGLGDDHHERMRELLRRQRTLAEASDVGRFAEADEAFHRCVVEASGNRLASRFYATLGDRQRRMSISALLPRPERLSLLADEHEALLNHLLAGDAAAFASALLRHLTGTHGSPHTAGRDDG, via the coding sequence ATGGCCGATCCCGCGAAGCGTCCCTCCGCCGCCCACACCGCGTACGCGGTGACCAAGGAGCTGATCCTGTCCGGCGAGCTTCCCGGCGGAAGCCTCATCAGCGAGGGCGAGATCGCCGAACGGGTACGCGTGAGCCGCACGCCCGTCCGGGAGGCGTTCCTCCGGCTGGAGTCGGAGGAACTGCTGACGCTGCACCCCAAGCGCGGCGCGGTGGTGGCGCCGGTGCCGCCGGGCGAGGCGGCGGACGTGCTGGAGCTGCGGCTGGCGCTCGAGCGGTCCGCGGCCGAGCGCATCGCGCGGACCGGCCTGGGCGACGATCACCACGAGCGGATGCGCGAACTGCTGCGGCGCCAGCGGACCCTCGCCGAGGCCTCGGACGTCGGCCGGTTCGCCGAGGCGGACGAGGCGTTCCACCGGTGCGTCGTCGAGGCGTCGGGGAACCGGCTGGCCAGCCGGTTCTACGCCACCCTGGGCGACCGGCAGCGGCGGATGAGCATCTCCGCGCTCCTCCCGCGGCCGGAGCGGCTGTCTCTCCTCGCCGACGAGCACGAGGCCCTGCTGAACCATCTCCTCGCCGGCGACGCGGCGGCGTTCGCCTCGGCCCTGCTCCGTCACCTCACCGGGACGCACGGCTCGCCGCACACCGCCGGCCGCGACGACGGCTGA
- a CDS encoding MFS transporter — MPEIPQAAPSPATVPSPNSWRAVAAAMFACGWGGNQFTPLLLMYRRLGGYSTLSVDAFLGAYVVGLVPGLLLAGPVSDRRGRRPVLVTGAVASAVASLVLCFGGQSAWPIYAGRLITGFAVGIAMAVGSSWVKELSAGADGGLAARRAALCQTAGFGLGAGVAGVLAQWGPWPMVTPYVAHLLLAVVIPVLLLRVPETRPPLPHGTGSVRELLTTLVNDLRVPAPARRRFRLVVLPMAPWVFGTAGLAYAVMPQLVGFRVGDWGLAYATGLTVLTLGTGVAVQPVARRLHRETGTRTGRAPVAAMAVTLAGSALCAANAVLLSPWLAAVAAAALGAGYGIAVVSGLLEIQRMAGADDLAGLTGIYYTLAYAGFLLPTVLATLSAWLSYPVMLAAVAAAALVCLGLVMTGARVTEPAAPAR, encoded by the coding sequence ATGCCCGAGATTCCGCAGGCCGCCCCGTCGCCTGCCACCGTCCCCTCCCCGAACTCCTGGCGGGCCGTCGCCGCGGCGATGTTCGCCTGCGGCTGGGGCGGCAACCAGTTCACCCCGCTACTGCTGATGTACCGCCGCCTCGGCGGCTACTCCACGCTCAGCGTCGACGCCTTCCTCGGCGCGTACGTCGTCGGGCTCGTGCCCGGGCTCCTGCTCGCCGGGCCGGTGTCGGACCGGCGCGGGCGGCGCCCCGTGCTGGTGACCGGCGCCGTCGCCTCGGCCGTCGCGAGCCTGGTGCTCTGCTTCGGCGGGCAGAGCGCGTGGCCCATCTACGCGGGGCGGCTGATCACCGGTTTCGCGGTCGGCATCGCGATGGCGGTGGGCAGCAGCTGGGTGAAGGAGCTGTCGGCCGGGGCGGACGGCGGGCTCGCCGCGCGCCGCGCCGCGCTGTGCCAGACGGCGGGCTTCGGGCTCGGGGCGGGGGTCGCGGGCGTGCTGGCCCAGTGGGGGCCGTGGCCCATGGTGACGCCGTACGTCGCCCATCTGCTGCTCGCCGTGGTGATCCCCGTGCTGCTCCTGCGGGTGCCGGAGACACGGCCGCCGCTCCCGCACGGGACGGGCTCGGTCCGCGAGCTCCTCACCACGCTGGTGAACGACCTGCGTGTCCCCGCGCCGGCCCGCAGGCGGTTCCGGCTCGTGGTCCTGCCGATGGCGCCGTGGGTGTTCGGCACGGCCGGGCTCGCGTACGCCGTCATGCCCCAGCTCGTCGGCTTCCGCGTGGGCGACTGGGGACTCGCGTACGCGACCGGGCTGACCGTGCTGACCCTGGGCACGGGTGTGGCCGTGCAGCCCGTGGCCAGGAGGCTGCACCGCGAGACAGGCACCCGGACGGGACGGGCTCCGGTGGCGGCGATGGCGGTGACGCTCGCCGGCTCGGCGCTGTGCGCGGCGAACGCCGTGCTGCTGTCGCCATGGCTCGCGGCCGTCGCCGCGGCCGCCCTGGGGGCGGGCTACGGCATCGCGGTGGTCTCCGGGCTGCTGGAGATACAGCGCATGGCCGGCGCCGACGACCTCGCCGGCCTGACCGGCATCTACTACACGCTCGCCTACGCGGGCTTCCTGCTCCCCACCGTGCTCGCCACGTTGTCGGCGTGGCTCTCCTACCCCGTCATGCTGGCGGCGGTGGCCGCCGCGGCCCTGGTCTGCCTCGGTCTCGTCATGACCGGCGCGCGGGTCACGGAGCCGGCGGCCCCGGCACGCTGA
- a CDS encoding glycoside hydrolase family 6 protein produces the protein MAVRLGTRLGAMVAALVLLPVMAVLTSAPAAADTRVDNPYVAAHGYVDPWWYASAAAEPGGAVVAISPTAVWLDRVSRVEGTPSSPGLRAHLDEAVLQAAGGSSPLTFQVVLNDLPDRNCTRPVSNGDFSVAADGLNRYRTEYVDPIAEILADPAYQRLRIVAIVEPDFLPGLLVPATTGRCGAVQASGAYPQALRYAITRLHAIPNVYVYLDASHHGFAGHSANFGRAADLLASIAGASGGGPSPVHGFTVNVGGYNALAEPHFTAETKINGQPVKMSRWVEWNDYVDELSFAQAFRQRLIAAGFPSGIGMVIDTSRSGWGGPDRPLHRSTSTDVNRFVDESRVDRRKSVGNWCNQAGAGLGERPRAIPAIGIDAYAWIKQPGVSDGSSVNVIAPDGTRPDPMCDPTYAPVTGAYVPSGALPGAPPAGQWFGAQFRQLLANAYPPL, from the coding sequence ATGGCGGTGCGTCTCGGAACGCGTCTCGGGGCGATGGTCGCGGCGCTGGTCCTCCTGCCGGTCATGGCGGTCCTCACGAGCGCCCCTGCCGCCGCCGACACCCGCGTCGACAACCCGTACGTGGCCGCCCACGGCTACGTCGACCCCTGGTGGTACGCGTCGGCCGCGGCGGAGCCCGGCGGCGCGGTGGTCGCCATCAGCCCGACCGCCGTCTGGCTCGACCGCGTCTCCCGCGTCGAGGGGACGCCCTCCTCGCCCGGGCTGCGCGCGCATCTGGACGAGGCGGTCCTGCAGGCCGCCGGTGGATCGAGCCCGCTCACGTTCCAGGTCGTGCTGAACGACCTGCCGGACCGCAACTGCACCCGCCCGGTCTCCAACGGGGACTTCAGCGTGGCGGCCGACGGCCTGAACCGCTACCGGACCGAGTACGTCGACCCGATCGCCGAGATCCTGGCCGACCCGGCCTACCAGCGGCTGCGCATCGTGGCGATCGTCGAGCCCGACTTCCTGCCCGGGCTGCTCGTGCCCGCCACCACGGGCCGCTGCGGCGCCGTCCAGGCGAGCGGCGCCTACCCGCAGGCGCTGCGGTACGCGATCACCCGGCTGCACGCCATCCCCAACGTGTACGTCTACCTCGACGCCTCCCACCACGGCTTCGCCGGCCACTCCGCCAACTTCGGCCGGGCCGCCGACCTGCTCGCGAGCATCGCGGGCGCGTCCGGCGGCGGACCGTCGCCGGTGCACGGCTTCACGGTCAACGTCGGGGGCTACAACGCCCTGGCCGAGCCGCACTTCACCGCCGAGACGAAGATCAACGGACAGCCGGTGAAAATGTCGCGCTGGGTCGAGTGGAACGACTACGTGGACGAGCTCTCCTTCGCCCAGGCGTTCCGGCAGCGGCTCATCGCGGCCGGGTTCCCCTCCGGCATCGGCATGGTGATCGACACCTCGCGCAGCGGCTGGGGCGGCCCGGACCGCCCGCTCCACCGGAGCACCTCCACCGACGTGAACCGGTTCGTCGACGAATCCCGGGTGGACCGCCGCAAGAGCGTCGGCAACTGGTGCAACCAGGCCGGCGCCGGGCTCGGCGAGCGCCCTCGGGCCATCCCCGCGATCGGCATCGACGCGTACGCCTGGATCAAGCAGCCGGGTGTCTCGGACGGCTCCAGCGTGAACGTCATCGCTCCCGACGGCACCCGGCCCGATCCCATGTGCGATCCCACGTACGCCCCCGTCACCGGCGCGTACGTGCCCAGCGGCGCGCTCCCGGGCGCCCCGCCGGCGGGACAGTGGTTCGGTGCGCAGTTCCGCCAGCTCCTGGCCAACGCCTACCCGCCGCTGTGA
- a CDS encoding DUF2804 domain-containing protein, which translates to MTTREREITAPVDLCLPGGRLDPGAVGWTRRPLHRANLRGWGRRKRWEYWGVVTPRHIVGLVASSLDYAGVYGLYVLDRDTGEEITKDVTVPLARGAVFPERSGAGTAAVSGGGLEIRVDQDPGGATIRATAPGVEVDLRAASPEGHESLGVVVPWGPNRFQYTVKDVGRPVRGRLRLPSGEYAVGEADSFAVLDHGRGKWPYAVTWNWAAGSGPGRAVQLGGRWTDGTGSTENALFLDGRLHKIGDELLWSYDRTDWKRPWRITGPRVEVEFHPFHVREARTELGVVGSETHQCFGHFSGRARADDGAWVDLDGLTGWAEEARNRW; encoded by the coding sequence GTGACCACCCGCGAACGGGAGATCACCGCGCCCGTCGACCTGTGCCTGCCCGGCGGGCGGCTCGACCCCGGCGCCGTCGGCTGGACCCGCCGCCCGCTCCACCGGGCCAACCTGCGCGGCTGGGGACGGCGCAAGCGCTGGGAATACTGGGGCGTCGTGACGCCCCGCCACATCGTCGGCCTGGTGGCGTCGTCGCTCGACTACGCCGGTGTGTACGGCCTCTACGTGCTGGACCGGGACACCGGCGAGGAGATCACCAAGGACGTGACGGTCCCGCTGGCCCGCGGCGCCGTGTTCCCCGAGCGCAGCGGGGCCGGGACGGCCGCGGTCAGCGGCGGCGGCCTGGAGATCCGCGTCGACCAGGACCCGGGCGGCGCGACGATCCGGGCCACGGCCCCCGGAGTCGAGGTGGACCTGCGGGCGGCGTCGCCGGAGGGGCACGAGTCGCTGGGCGTGGTGGTGCCCTGGGGCCCGAACCGGTTCCAGTACACCGTGAAGGACGTGGGCCGGCCCGTGCGCGGACGCCTGCGGCTGCCGTCGGGCGAGTACGCCGTCGGCGAGGCGGACTCCTTCGCCGTGCTGGACCACGGCCGGGGCAAGTGGCCGTACGCGGTCACCTGGAACTGGGCGGCGGGCAGCGGGCCGGGCAGGGCCGTCCAGCTCGGCGGCAGATGGACCGACGGCACCGGCTCCACGGAGAACGCGTTGTTCCTCGACGGCCGCCTGCACAAGATCGGCGACGAGCTGCTCTGGTCCTACGACCGGACGGACTGGAAGCGTCCGTGGCGGATCACCGGCCCACGCGTCGAGGTGGAGTTCCATCCGTTCCACGTGCGGGAGGCCCGCACCGAGCTCGGCGTCGTGGGCAGCGAGACGCACCAGTGCTTCGGGCACTTCAGCGGACGGGCCCGGGCCGACGACGGCGCCTGGGTGGACCTGGACGGCCTGACCGGCTGGGCGGAGGAAGCGCGCAACCGCTGGTAG
- a CDS encoding MmcQ/YjbR family DNA-binding protein, which produces MGDEEAAARIREISLALPEAVEKPFGGHTAPAYRVGDKMFAMTSEDGRSLTFKAGPGVQDALVASDPERFFVPPYVGRNGWVGARLDADQDWDEIAGLIEDSYRLIAPRRLVRLLDERPATP; this is translated from the coding sequence GTGGGCGATGAGGAGGCGGCGGCCAGGATCCGGGAGATCAGCCTGGCCCTCCCGGAGGCGGTGGAGAAGCCGTTCGGGGGCCACACCGCCCCCGCATACCGGGTCGGCGACAAGATGTTCGCGATGACGAGCGAGGACGGGCGGTCGCTGACGTTCAAGGCCGGGCCGGGAGTGCAGGACGCTCTCGTGGCCTCGGACCCGGAGCGCTTCTTCGTCCCGCCGTACGTCGGCCGCAACGGCTGGGTGGGCGCGCGGCTGGACGCCGATCAGGACTGGGACGAGATCGCCGGGCTGATCGAGGACAGCTACCGGCTGATCGCGCCGAGACGACTGGTCCGGCTCCTCGACGAACGGCCGGCGACACCGTGA
- a CDS encoding hemerythrin domain-containing protein: MCEYCGCQAVTVIGELTREHDLVVDLIGDARTAYAAGDTDAMTAIAGRIAEVLGPHTEVEEHGLFPALAADFPEHVAGLEAEHRRIEAVLGEAADGAPGDPGWPLRLLDVLNLLRAHILKEQDGVFPAALAGLATEDWEAVEAVRARAGTLLRAPGGQL, encoded by the coding sequence ATGTGCGAGTACTGCGGCTGCCAGGCCGTGACCGTGATCGGCGAGCTGACCCGTGAGCACGATCTGGTGGTCGACCTGATCGGAGACGCGCGTACGGCGTACGCCGCCGGCGACACCGACGCCATGACCGCGATCGCCGGGCGGATCGCCGAGGTGCTCGGCCCGCACACCGAGGTCGAGGAGCACGGCCTGTTCCCCGCGCTGGCGGCCGACTTCCCCGAGCACGTCGCGGGCCTGGAGGCGGAGCACCGGCGCATCGAGGCGGTTCTCGGCGAGGCGGCGGACGGCGCGCCCGGCGATCCCGGCTGGCCGCTCAGGTTGCTCGACGTCCTGAACCTGCTGCGCGCCCACATCCTGAAAGAGCAGGACGGCGTGTTCCCGGCGGCGTTGGCCGGCCTCGCCACCGAGGACTGGGAGGCCGTCGAGGCGGTGCGGGCCCGGGCCGGCACGCTGCTGCGGGCTCCGGGTGGTCAGCTCTGA